The following coding sequences are from one Arcobacter nitrofigilis DSM 7299 window:
- a CDS encoding proline dehydrogenase family protein encodes MKNETKIINSAVELAEKWQNRATELVSDFDREFYVKMNKMLDHPKDKALLIELMDQCFRCDSNARVADQIIFLLEKHGMAHFFTTKDKTLLWLFQNFGKFLPNLSVPMFVNQIREDTKTVVIKGEEEPFNKHLIMRKEEGTRVNINLIGEVVLGEEEAGERMEKYLKALSNPNIDYISIKISTIYSQINPLNFENTVQVLVEKLTKIYEQAIKYPYIAPDGTKSNKFINLDMEEYRDLAITVEVFKRTLDKPQFKDFYAGIVLQAYIPDSFLVQKDLLAWAKKRVENGGSPIKFRLVKGANMEMEETEASQKHWEMVTYTDKSDTDSNYKRMARHALQPENAPFMHIGTASHNLFELAFATTLAQENGTTKYHTLEMLEGMSEAARLAIREISKSVILYAPTAAKEQFTNAIAYLVRRLDENTGPDNFIRYSFGLTVGSKDWNMQKELFLKSFENEKTSFVGSKRTQNRLTEKWNDFSHTSYDTKEYHAEADTDFILSANQEWAKNIVKKWKFSKDTEHKITPIVVGGEDIVEGRTVVEAIDKCQIEDGVLAGKFANANAEDLKRAVEVAKADVDGWRSLTHEQRHAALKNVSNKLKERRADLIGVAAAEVGKVFTETDVEVSEAVDFVEFYPYSAHHFDKYENIEFTGKGVGVVVPPWNFPVAIPLGGVAATLAAGNTVIIKPASVAALTAYEMCKCFWDAGISKNVLQFVPCPGALAGEHLIANKDVDFVILTGGEDTAATMLKTRPDLQLSAETGGKDATIVTNMADREQAIKNVCLSAFNNSGQKCSATSLLVLEEEVYNDESFKKALVDTARSMSVGSIWDFKNRIGTLANPVSGNLKKAIETLEGNEEWLLAPSYAEGNEYMLKPAIKWGVEEGSFIHMNELFGPVLAVIKAKDLAHAVKIVNDTGYGLTSGIESLDEREVSYWKANLKAGNLYVNRGTTGAIVLRQPFGGMGKSAIGAGRKVGIFNYITQFVNFTEKSNPIVSKKYNSDLVKFIDSCKSKGENKEDFEKLSVAVQSYYENYENEFSKAKDYCEVRGEDNHFRYLPLDKVVIRVSSDDTIFEVVSRILAARISNVNFTVSINSNAAIKDFLTKSTVLLGTNNVIEEDDKAFANTIKDYQRVIYSDISKVPASIFEATSRSLTYIVRQAPMMEGRLELLNYFIEQSISHSFHRYGNIGARGLK; translated from the coding sequence ATGAAGAATGAAACAAAAATTATAAATTCAGCTGTAGAATTAGCTGAAAAATGGCAAAACAGAGCAACTGAACTTGTTAGTGATTTTGATAGAGAGTTCTATGTGAAAATGAATAAAATGCTTGATCATCCAAAAGATAAAGCACTTTTAATAGAGTTAATGGATCAATGTTTTAGATGTGATTCAAATGCAAGAGTTGCTGATCAAATTATTTTTCTTTTAGAAAAGCATGGAATGGCTCACTTCTTTACGACAAAAGATAAGACACTTTTATGGTTATTCCAAAATTTTGGAAAATTTTTACCAAACTTATCTGTTCCTATGTTTGTAAATCAAATAAGAGAAGATACTAAGACAGTAGTTATTAAAGGAGAAGAAGAGCCCTTTAATAAACACTTAATTATGAGAAAAGAAGAGGGTACTAGAGTTAATATTAACCTTATTGGTGAAGTTGTTCTTGGTGAAGAAGAAGCCGGTGAACGAATGGAAAAATATTTAAAAGCTTTATCTAATCCAAATATTGACTACATTTCTATTAAAATATCAACTATTTATTCTCAGATTAATCCTTTAAACTTTGAGAATACCGTTCAAGTACTTGTAGAAAAATTAACTAAAATATATGAACAAGCAATAAAATATCCTTATATTGCTCCAGATGGAACAAAATCAAATAAATTTATCAATCTAGATATGGAAGAGTATAGAGACTTAGCTATTACAGTTGAAGTATTTAAAAGAACATTAGATAAGCCACAATTTAAAGATTTTTATGCTGGGATTGTATTACAAGCATATATTCCAGATTCATTTTTAGTGCAAAAAGATTTATTAGCTTGGGCTAAAAAAAGAGTTGAAAATGGTGGTTCTCCTATTAAGTTTAGACTTGTAAAAGGTGCTAATATGGAAATGGAAGAGACTGAAGCTAGCCAAAAACATTGGGAAATGGTAACTTATACTGATAAAAGTGATACAGACTCAAATTATAAGAGAATGGCAAGACATGCATTACAGCCAGAAAATGCTCCATTTATGCACATAGGAACTGCATCTCACAACTTATTTGAACTAGCTTTTGCTACAACTTTAGCACAAGAGAATGGTACTACTAAATACCATACTTTAGAGATGTTAGAAGGTATGAGTGAAGCTGCAAGATTAGCAATTAGAGAAATTTCTAAATCAGTTATTTTATATGCTCCAACAGCTGCAAAAGAACAATTTACAAATGCTATTGCATACTTAGTAAGAAGACTTGATGAAAATACAGGTCCAGATAACTTTATTAGATACTCTTTTGGATTAACTGTTGGTTCAAAAGATTGGAATATGCAAAAAGAGTTATTTTTAAAATCTTTTGAAAATGAAAAAACTTCATTTGTAGGTTCTAAAAGAACTCAAAATAGACTTACAGAAAAATGGAATGACTTCTCACATACTTCATATGATACAAAAGAATACCATGCAGAAGCTGATACAGATTTTATTTTATCAGCTAATCAAGAGTGGGCAAAAAATATTGTTAAAAAATGGAAGTTCTCAAAAGACACAGAACATAAAATTACTCCAATTGTTGTTGGTGGTGAAGATATTGTTGAAGGTAGAACAGTTGTTGAAGCTATTGATAAATGTCAAATTGAAGATGGTGTATTAGCAGGAAAGTTTGCAAATGCAAATGCTGAAGATCTTAAAAGAGCTGTTGAAGTAGCAAAGGCTGACGTTGATGGTTGGAGAAGTTTAACACATGAACAAAGACATGCTGCACTTAAAAATGTTAGTAATAAGTTAAAAGAAAGAAGAGCTGACCTAATAGGTGTTGCTGCTGCAGAAGTTGGTAAAGTATTTACTGAAACTGATGTTGAAGTTTCTGAAGCAGTTGACTTTGTAGAATTTTATCCATATAGTGCACATCATTTTGACAAATATGAAAATATAGAGTTTACTGGTAAAGGTGTAGGTGTAGTTGTACCACCATGGAATTTCCCTGTTGCTATTCCATTAGGTGGAGTTGCTGCTACTTTAGCTGCTGGAAATACAGTAATTATCAAACCGGCATCAGTTGCTGCTTTAACTGCTTATGAGATGTGTAAATGTTTTTGGGATGCTGGTATTTCTAAAAATGTACTTCAATTTGTTCCTTGTCCAGGAGCACTTGCAGGTGAGCATTTAATAGCAAACAAAGATGTAGATTTTGTAATTTTAACTGGTGGTGAAGATACAGCTGCAACAATGTTAAAAACAAGACCAGACTTACAATTAAGTGCAGAAACTGGTGGAAAAGATGCAACTATTGTTACAAATATGGCTGATAGAGAACAAGCAATTAAAAATGTATGTTTAAGTGCATTTAATAATTCTGGTCAAAAATGTTCTGCAACTTCACTTTTAGTTTTAGAAGAAGAAGTTTATAATGATGAATCATTTAAAAAAGCTTTAGTTGATACAGCACGTTCTATGAGTGTTGGTTCTATTTGGGATTTCAAAAATAGAATTGGTACTTTAGCAAATCCTGTTTCTGGAAATCTTAAAAAAGCTATTGAGACTTTAGAAGGTAATGAAGAGTGGTTATTGGCTCCTTCTTATGCAGAAGGTAATGAATATATGTTAAAACCTGCAATTAAATGGGGAGTAGAAGAGGGTAGTTTCATTCATATGAATGAACTTTTCGGACCAGTACTTGCTGTTATAAAAGCCAAAGATTTAGCACATGCAGTAAAAATTGTAAATGATACAGGATATGGATTGACTTCAGGTATTGAATCACTTGATGAAAGAGAAGTTTCTTACTGGAAAGCAAATCTTAAAGCTGGGAACCTTTATGTAAATAGAGGAACAACTGGTGCGATTGTCCTGCGACAACCATTTGGTGGTATGGGTAAATCTGCTATTGGTGCAGGAAGAAAAGTTGGTATTTTTAACTATATTACTCAATTTGTTAACTTTACTGAAAAATCAAATCCAATAGTAAGTAAAAAATATAACTCTGATTTAGTTAAATTTATTGATTCTTGTAAATCAAAAGGTGAAAATAAAGAAGACTTTGAAAAATTATCAGTTGCTGTTCAATCATATTATGAAAATTATGAAAATGAATTTAGTAAAGCAAAAGATTATTGTGAAGTAAGAGGTGAAGATAATCACTTTAGATATTTACCATTGGATAAAGTTGTAATTAGAGTAAGCTCTGATGACACAATTTTTGAAGTAGTATCTAGAATCTTAGCAGCAAGAATTTCAAATGTAAACTTTACTGTTTCGATTAATAGTAATGCTGCAATTAAAGACTTCTTAACTAAATCAACTGTTTTATTAGGAACTAATAATGTTATTGAAGAAGATGACAAAGCTTTTGCAAATACAATAAAAGATTATCAAAGAGTTATTTACTCTGATATTAGTAAAGTTCCAGCTTCAATTTTTGAAGCTACATCAAGATCTCTTACATACATAGTAAGACAAGCTCCAATGATGGAAGGAAGATTAGAACTTCTTAATTATTTCATTGAGCAATCAATCTCTCACTCTTTCCATAGATATGGGAATATCGGTGCAAGAGGTTTAAAATAA
- a CDS encoding branched-chain amino acid ABC transporter substrate-binding protein: MKLTKIASALALSAAVSTILFAADTVKIGVQAPITGQYANEGQSIENFVRLIADEKNAEGGLLGKQIEVITCDDEAKAQKAAVCAKKLTNAGVIAVIGSYTSGATEAAQTTYYRKKVLQTSDGTSDSLIAKKYWTFFRNSFPNSAQSDFTADYMVKIKKYKKIVVLSDYSSYSEGLGDATEASIKALGGNVIYRGKIKSGTQNFSAILTKIKEMKPDVIYYSGYYTDGGLLRAQQKQLQIDADFVGGDSNDNPDFYKLAGKAAAGTILINFPTPEILPYPEAKKYLAAYKARFKMDPPSIWPVTNADGFRAIIEGVEKTKSFDTKKIAEYIRSMKDFPGITGPFNIREDGERVGAKFVVYKMNNDGTKQVVPE; this comes from the coding sequence ATGAAATTAACAAAAATTGCTAGTGCTTTAGCACTTAGTGCAGCTGTTTCAACAATATTGTTTGCAGCTGATACAGTTAAGATTGGTGTACAAGCACCAATTACAGGACAATATGCTAATGAAGGTCAAAGTATAGAAAACTTTGTAAGACTTATTGCAGATGAAAAAAATGCAGAAGGTGGTCTTTTAGGTAAACAAATTGAAGTTATCACTTGTGATGATGAAGCAAAAGCTCAAAAAGCTGCTGTTTGTGCTAAAAAATTAACTAATGCAGGTGTTATTGCAGTAATTGGTTCTTATACTTCAGGGGCTACTGAAGCTGCTCAAACTACGTATTATAGAAAAAAAGTTTTACAAACTTCTGATGGTACAAGTGATTCTTTAATTGCTAAAAAATATTGGACTTTTTTTAGAAACTCTTTTCCAAACTCTGCTCAAAGTGATTTTACAGCAGATTATATGGTAAAAATTAAAAAGTATAAAAAAATTGTAGTTTTATCTGATTATTCTTCTTATTCTGAAGGACTTGGTGATGCGACTGAAGCTTCAATAAAAGCTCTTGGTGGAAATGTTATATATAGAGGGAAAATTAAATCAGGAACTCAAAACTTTTCAGCAATCTTAACAAAAATAAAAGAAATGAAACCAGATGTAATTTATTACTCAGGTTATTATACTGATGGTGGATTATTAAGAGCACAACAAAAACAATTACAAATAGATGCTGATTTTGTTGGTGGTGATTCAAATGACAATCCTGATTTTTATAAATTAGCAGGTAAAGCAGCTGCTGGAACAATTTTAATTAATTTCCCAACACCTGAAATCTTACCATATCCAGAAGCTAAAAAATATCTTGCAGCTTACAAAGCTAGATTTAAAATGGATCCTCCATCAATTTGGCCTGTAACTAATGCAGATGGTTTTAGAGCAATTATTGAAGGTGTTGAAAAAACAAAATCTTTTGATACTAAAAAAATTGCTGAATACATTAGATCTATGAAAGATTTTCCAGGAATTACTGGACCATTTAATATTAGAGAAGATGGTGAGAGAGTTGGTGCTAAATTTGTTGTTTATAAAATGAATAATGATGGTACAAAACAAGTTGTTCCTGAATAA
- a CDS encoding ABC transporter ATP-binding protein has product MVNNEILLEVRDLHVSYGAISAIKGINLTVLRGEVVTILGANGAGKTTTLRTISGLLKPKSGNIIFDKNDITKSEAHDIVTLGMSHSPEGRRVFGTLTVEENLMMGAYTLKGYDKETLDWIYDILPRLKERKKQLAGTLSGGEQQMLAIGRAIMSKPKLLILDEPSLGLAPILIKAIFKAIKEIALNGVTVLLVEQNAKAALKLADRAYVLEVGKITHEGTAEELLNSKTIQEAYLGKKH; this is encoded by the coding sequence ATGGTAAATAATGAAATATTACTAGAAGTTAGAGATCTTCATGTGTCATATGGAGCAATATCTGCTATTAAAGGTATTAATTTAACTGTATTACGAGGAGAAGTTGTAACAATCCTTGGTGCTAATGGTGCTGGTAAAACTACAACTTTACGAACAATTTCTGGACTTTTAAAACCAAAATCAGGGAATATTATTTTTGATAAAAATGATATTACTAAATCTGAAGCACATGATATTGTAACCCTTGGTATGTCTCACTCACCAGAAGGAAGAAGAGTTTTTGGAACATTAACTGTTGAAGAAAATCTTATGATGGGCGCATATACATTGAAAGGATATGACAAAGAGACTTTGGATTGGATTTATGATATTTTACCAAGATTAAAAGAGAGAAAAAAACAACTTGCAGGAACTTTAAGTGGTGGTGAGCAACAAATGCTAGCCATTGGTAGAGCGATTATGAGTAAACCTAAACTTTTAATTTTGGATGAACCTTCATTGGGATTAGCACCAATTTTAATTAAAGCAATTTTTAAAGCAATAAAAGAGATCGCATTAAATGGTGTTACTGTTTTATTAGTTGAGCAAAATGCAAAAGCAGCACTAAAATTAGCAGATCGTGCTTATGTATTAGAAGTTGGGAAAATAACACATGAAGGAACAGCTGAAGAACTATTAAATTCTAAAACTATACAAGAAGCTTACTTGGGTAAAAAGCATTAA
- a CDS encoding FMN-binding glutamate synthase family protein, translating into METWFIVLVVFVLGIFMWYVHDKYVQRTHQILVNYPIVGRLRFVFQEFREPFRQYFGDEKFYESMDKLDWVYSASRDKVNFASFSPSQPLPKPKFMLRHTNIVLNEDEIDNEFSVTFGENREKPFVANSILGRGPMSDGSISPEGTRAFVYGAKDGDFPINSGEGGLTSNFFVTHYNYDTKYMKEVTGNALQHKIFRLSKILFNEPVAIDFYRRSLFKKDLEADTYVFNKDKECFFRPNWDAPIEAFPNEVPEDMPDIILQISSGLYGVRTKDGKFDKERYKKQMSFCKMTEIKIAQGAKQTGGKLIAEKVTPSIAYYRNIEAHKDAFSPNRFPYANTTEELFDFIGQLQEASKKPVGIKIVISDYDNIVPIAKEMKRREKLGLPYPDYISIDGGSGGSATAPLDMMERIGMDIRDALYLVDKVLKDYGVRDKVKLSASGKILTPDDVVITLCLGADFVQIARGFMMSAGCIRARYCSGAGEHQCPVGLATQDIKKRKHYFVKKHASNVKNYHKNILKSMKSLLAVMGLKNVNQLNKDRLIFLDKDSIIHDDMDALFERRILIKK; encoded by the coding sequence ATGGAAACTTGGTTCATAGTATTAGTTGTTTTTGTTTTAGGTATATTTATGTGGTATGTTCATGATAAATATGTTCAAAGAACACATCAAATTTTAGTTAATTATCCAATTGTTGGCCGTTTGAGATTTGTTTTCCAAGAGTTTAGAGAACCTTTTAGACAATATTTTGGTGATGAAAAATTTTATGAATCAATGGATAAACTAGATTGGGTATATAGTGCTTCAAGGGATAAAGTCAATTTTGCATCTTTTTCACCTTCTCAGCCATTACCTAAACCAAAATTTATGTTAAGACACACAAATATTGTATTAAATGAAGACGAAATTGATAATGAATTTTCAGTTACATTTGGTGAAAATAGAGAAAAGCCTTTTGTGGCAAATTCTATTCTAGGACGTGGTCCTATGAGTGATGGATCTATTTCTCCTGAAGGAACTAGAGCCTTTGTTTATGGAGCAAAGGACGGTGATTTCCCAATAAATTCAGGTGAGGGTGGTTTGACTTCTAATTTTTTTGTAACACATTATAATTATGATACAAAGTATATGAAAGAAGTTACAGGTAATGCTTTACAACATAAAATCTTTAGATTATCAAAAATCTTATTTAATGAACCTGTAGCTATTGATTTTTATAGAAGAAGTTTATTTAAAAAAGATTTAGAAGCAGATACATATGTTTTTAATAAAGATAAAGAGTGTTTTTTTAGACCTAATTGGGACGCCCCTATTGAAGCTTTTCCAAATGAAGTACCTGAAGATATGCCAGATATTATTTTACAAATAAGTTCAGGTCTATATGGTGTTAGAACAAAAGATGGGAAGTTTGATAAAGAGCGTTATAAAAAACAAATGAGTTTTTGTAAAATGACAGAAATAAAGATTGCTCAAGGTGCTAAACAAACAGGTGGTAAATTAATCGCAGAAAAAGTAACTCCTTCAATTGCTTATTACAGAAATATTGAAGCTCACAAAGATGCTTTTTCTCCTAATAGATTTCCTTATGCAAATACTACTGAAGAGCTATTTGATTTTATAGGCCAGTTGCAAGAAGCATCAAAAAAACCAGTAGGAATAAAAATAGTTATTTCTGATTATGACAATATCGTTCCAATAGCAAAAGAGATGAAAAGAAGAGAAAAATTAGGTTTACCTTATCCTGATTATATCTCTATTGATGGAGGAAGTGGAGGAAGTGCTACTGCTCCATTGGATATGATGGAAAGAATTGGTATGGATATTAGAGATGCTTTATATTTGGTTGATAAAGTGTTAAAAGATTATGGAGTTAGAGACAAAGTAAAATTATCAGCAAGTGGTAAAATCTTGACTCCTGATGATGTAGTTATAACGCTTTGTTTGGGTGCTGATTTTGTGCAAATCGCTAGAGGTTTTATGATGAGTGCAGGGTGTATTAGAGCAAGATATTGTTCAGGTGCAGGGGAACATCAATGTCCAGTTGGATTAGCAACACAAGATATTAAAAAAAGAAAGCATTATTTTGTAAAAAAACATGCAAGTAATGTTAAAAACTATCATAAAAATATTTTAAAAAGTATGAAAAGTTTACTTGCTGTAATGGGCTTAAAAAATGTAAATCAACTAAATAAAGATAGATTAATTTTCTTAGATAAAGACTCAATTATCCATGATGATATGGATGCTTTATTTGAGAGAAGAATATTAATTAAAAAATAA
- a CDS encoding ABC transporter ATP-binding protein — translation MKYVLEIENVSKFFHGLVAIDDLTIKVKPGQIYGIIGPNGAGKTTLFNCVTGIYTPEQGTIKYKGENITGMEPHKIAQRGVLRTFQNIRLFKEMSVAENIIAGCHTKSKQKWYHAIVHTPFYRADEKKQWEKVGELMDFFGLTKYAQTPAGDLSYGNQRKIEMARALAAEPELLILDEPAAGLNENETIELTNIILKIKEMGLGIMMIEHDMDMVMKLTDYITVINFGKEISQGLPSFVQDDPKVIEAYIGTDDEEDE, via the coding sequence ATGAAATATGTATTAGAAATAGAAAATGTTTCAAAGTTTTTCCATGGATTAGTTGCAATTGATGATTTAACTATTAAAGTTAAACCTGGTCAAATATATGGAATTATTGGTCCAAATGGTGCTGGTAAGACTACACTTTTTAACTGTGTAACAGGTATTTATACTCCTGAACAAGGAACTATAAAATATAAAGGTGAAAATATTACTGGTATGGAGCCACATAAAATTGCCCAAAGAGGAGTTTTAAGAACTTTTCAAAATATTAGACTTTTTAAAGAGATGAGCGTTGCTGAAAATATCATTGCTGGCTGTCATACAAAGTCAAAACAAAAATGGTATCACGCTATTGTTCACACACCTTTTTATAGAGCTGATGAAAAGAAACAATGGGAAAAAGTTGGAGAACTAATGGATTTCTTTGGTTTGACAAAATATGCCCAAACTCCTGCAGGAGATTTATCTTATGGAAATCAAAGAAAAATTGAGATGGCAAGAGCACTTGCAGCTGAACCTGAACTTTTAATCTTAGATGAACCAGCAGCAGGACTTAATGAAAATGAGACCATAGAACTTACTAATATTATTTTGAAAATAAAAGAGATGGGTCTTGGAATTATGATGATTGAACATGATATGGATATGGTTATGAAATTAACTGATTATATTACTGTTATCAATTTTGGGAAAGAGATTTCTCAAGGTCTGCCATCATTTGTACAAGATGATCCAAAAGTTATTGAAGCTTATATTGGAACAGATGATGAGGAGGATGAATAA
- a CDS encoding branched-chain amino acid ABC transporter permease — protein MDTLLQQLINGLTVGSLYALVALGYTMVYGVMKLINFAHGDLVAFSAYVGLTLFTQFYGSNALTLVNIIIVFTLTAIIVAFVGVLLERLAYRPLRTAPRLSAVVSALGASLVIQNGIMLIWGPNMEIFPANVFPSTSWNFGGVIISFTQLVILALSAVLMVALYLFINKTKMGTAIRATAIDQDAAKLMGINVNRVIMTIFIIGSMLGAIGGLFIGMYYRGLTFDMGWLYGLNAFIAAIIGGIGSIPGAMLGGLLLGLFNALISGYISTEWAETFTFILLIIILIVKPTGLFGENTAEKV, from the coding sequence ATGGATACTCTTCTTCAACAGTTAATCAATGGGTTAACAGTAGGAAGTCTGTATGCATTAGTAGCATTAGGTTATACAATGGTTTACGGTGTGATGAAGTTAATCAACTTCGCACACGGTGACCTTGTGGCTTTTTCTGCTTATGTAGGACTTACTTTATTTACACAGTTTTATGGTTCAAATGCATTAACGTTAGTGAATATTATTATAGTATTTACTTTAACAGCGATCATTGTGGCTTTTGTAGGTGTTCTTCTTGAGCGTCTAGCCTATAGACCTTTAAGAACGGCACCAAGATTAAGTGCAGTTGTTTCTGCTCTTGGTGCATCACTTGTTATACAAAATGGAATAATGCTAATTTGGGGACCAAATATGGAGATATTTCCAGCTAATGTATTTCCAAGTACTTCATGGAATTTTGGTGGAGTTATAATTTCATTTACTCAATTGGTAATCTTAGCATTATCAGCTGTGTTAATGGTTGCACTTTATCTTTTCATCAATAAAACAAAAATGGGAACTGCCATTAGAGCAACTGCTATAGATCAAGATGCTGCAAAGCTTATGGGTATCAATGTTAATAGAGTAATTATGACTATTTTCATAATCGGTTCTATGCTAGGAGCAATTGGTGGGTTATTCATTGGTATGTATTATAGAGGTTTAACATTTGATATGGGATGGCTTTATGGTTTAAATGCCTTTATTGCAGCTATTATTGGTGGTATTGGGAGTATTCCAGGAGCTATGCTTGGTGGATTATTACTTGGATTATTTAATGCACTAATATCAGGATATATTTCAACAGAATGGGCAGAAACTTTTACATTTATTTTATTAATTATAATTTTAATTGTAAAACCAACTGGACTTTTTGGTGAAAATACAGCGGAGAAAGTATAA
- a CDS encoding DMT family transporter, with protein sequence MFKNNLTTAYKYALISVFLWSTVATAFKVSLSYLSPEELVLYASTTSLIVLFVVLVIQKKLNLVIPHIKNNSLLIIVLGGINPFLYYLVLFKAYDLLPAQEAQSINYTWALMLSLLSVPFLKHKLRFYDIIAGIICYFGVLIIATKGAPFSLTFSNKEGLVLALLSTVLWSLYWIFSTKSKADSTVSLFCNFLFSFPMIIIYFIFTQPLELPNLPGLLGAVYVGLFEMGITFLFWLKAMQSTTNTSQIANLIFISPFLSLVFIHFILGEAILLSTIVGLILIIFGLIFQQKSK encoded by the coding sequence ATGTTTAAAAATAATTTAACTACAGCATATAAATATGCTCTTATTTCTGTTTTTTTATGGTCTACTGTTGCAACTGCATTTAAAGTGTCCTTATCTTACCTTAGTCCTGAAGAACTTGTTTTGTATGCCTCAACTACTTCTTTGATTGTATTATTTGTGGTATTAGTTATTCAAAAAAAGTTAAATTTAGTTATTCCTCATATAAAGAATAATTCTTTATTGATAATTGTATTAGGTGGGATTAATCCTTTTTTATACTATTTAGTTTTGTTTAAAGCATATGATTTATTACCTGCACAAGAAGCACAATCAATAAATTATACATGGGCACTGATGTTATCTTTGTTATCTGTTCCTTTTTTAAAACATAAATTAAGGTTTTATGACATTATTGCTGGAATAATTTGTTATTTTGGGGTTCTAATAATTGCTACAAAAGGTGCACCTTTTAGTTTAACCTTTTCTAACAAAGAAGGATTGGTACTTGCATTATTAAGTACAGTGCTTTGGTCTTTGTATTGGATATTTAGTACAAAATCTAAAGCTGATTCTACTGTAAGCTTATTTTGCAATTTTTTGTTTTCTTTTCCTATGATAATTATTTATTTTATTTTTACTCAGCCTTTAGAATTACCTAATCTTCCAGGTTTATTAGGTGCAGTTTATGTGGGGTTATTTGAAATGGGAATTACATTTTTATTTTGGTTAAAAGCTATGCAAAGTACTACAAATACCTCTCAAATTGCTAATTTAATTTTCATATCACCATTTTTATCTTTGGTATTTATTCACTTTATATTAGGAGAAGCAATTTTGCTATCTACAATAGTAGGTTTAATATTAATAATTTTTGGTCTTATTTTTCAACAAAAATCTAAATAA
- a CDS encoding branched-chain amino acid ABC transporter permease: protein MNRTTIIATLFLVVMAVFPFLVDSAWLSIGITFLVFAVVAFSQDIILGRAGVFNMGHAIFFGMGAYTTAILNVHYGFEIIQTIPFAILIPVVFSVLLAGPIIHLRGDYLLVATIGFNIIFEQVLSNDVFGLTGGPNGIFGIDFFRVFGYELTSDTAVYYIAFALLIVTLLIIRNLDTSRYGRALYYINKNEIAAKSMGINISYYKLFAFALGAAIAGAAGCVFAIQYSAVSPESFNFMQSVMFFAIVLVGGSASLPGIIIGTFVMFVLPELFTEFKESRYLIFGAAMVLTMILRPNGVWPATFGNIPKFLKKKAREAK, encoded by the coding sequence ATGAATAGAACTACAATTATTGCTACCCTTTTTTTAGTAGTTATGGCAGTTTTTCCATTTTTAGTTGATTCTGCTTGGTTAAGTATTGGTATTACATTTTTAGTATTTGCCGTTGTTGCCTTCTCTCAAGATATTATTCTTGGACGTGCTGGTGTATTTAATATGGGACATGCAATATTCTTTGGAATGGGTGCTTATACAACAGCTATTTTAAATGTACATTATGGATTTGAAATTATCCAAACTATTCCTTTTGCAATTTTAATTCCAGTTGTTTTCTCAGTTTTACTTGCTGGTCCAATCATTCATTTAAGAGGTGATTATTTACTTGTTGCAACTATTGGATTTAATATCATTTTTGAACAAGTATTATCAAATGATGTATTTGGTTTAACTGGTGGACCTAATGGTATTTTTGGAATTGATTTCTTTAGAGTTTTTGGTTATGAACTTACAAGTGATACAGCAGTTTATTATATCGCCTTTGCTTTGTTAATTGTTACTTTATTAATAATTAGAAATTTAGATACATCAAGATATGGAAGAGCTTTATATTATATAAACAAAAATGAAATTGCTGCAAAATCTATGGGTATCAATATCTCATATTATAAACTTTTTGCTTTTGCTTTAGGTGCTGCAATTGCAGGTGCTGCTGGATGTGTTTTTGCTATTCAGTATTCAGCTGTAAGTCCTGAGTCTTTTAACTTTATGCAATCTGTAATGTTCTTTGCAATCGTTCTTGTTGGTGGATCTGCTTCACTTCCTGGAATTATTATTGGAACATTTGTAATGTTTGTATTACCTGAATTATTTACAGAATTTAAAGAATCAAGATATCTAATTTTTGGTGCAGCTATGGTTCTTACTATGATTTTAAGACCAAATGGTGTTTGGCCTGCAACTTTTGGAAATATTCCAAAGTTTCTTAAAAAGAAAGCTAGGGAGGCAAAATAA